The following are encoded in a window of Pyxidicoccus xibeiensis genomic DNA:
- a CDS encoding AbrB family transcriptional regulator — protein MTKDSGAPGPSRGRVAAVTVASLLGAALAEAAHLPAGALLGAMLVSIAGALSLSVHVPVPRPLLVVAQAVLGGALCSSFRPEAWAALAEHWHVALGAVVGVVAVAQGVALICARLGHLDARTATLGLMPGGASAMIALSEELGTDSRLVTLFQYVRLSVVILVAVLVGRWVGDSPDVRVASAAALPGAPPPWLAWGTTALVALVGGWLGARLKLPAGIFLGPVLLGIPLTAMGVPVGAWPPGVLPLALWVLGARVGSQFDAAAVHELRRVALVAVMAALAMVGGCLLLAWGWSAASGVDLLTTYFATSPGGADSLLAIALGTRATLSLVLAVQVGRLLLVFLVAPTFLRRLSARPP, from the coding sequence ATGACGAAGGACTCTGGAGCGCCGGGCCCGTCGCGCGGGCGCGTGGCGGCCGTCACGGTGGCGTCGCTGCTCGGCGCCGCGCTGGCCGAGGCTGCCCACCTGCCCGCGGGCGCCCTGCTGGGCGCGATGCTGGTGTCGATTGCCGGCGCGCTCTCGCTGTCCGTCCACGTGCCGGTGCCGCGCCCCCTGCTGGTGGTGGCGCAGGCCGTGCTGGGCGGCGCGCTGTGCTCCTCCTTCCGGCCGGAGGCCTGGGCCGCGCTCGCCGAGCACTGGCACGTCGCGCTCGGCGCCGTGGTGGGCGTGGTGGCCGTGGCCCAGGGTGTGGCGCTCATCTGCGCGCGGCTGGGCCACCTGGATGCGCGCACCGCCACGCTGGGCCTGATGCCCGGTGGCGCCTCGGCGATGATTGCGCTGAGCGAGGAACTGGGCACCGACTCACGGCTGGTGACGCTCTTCCAGTACGTGCGGTTGAGCGTCGTCATCCTCGTTGCCGTGCTGGTGGGGCGGTGGGTGGGGGACTCGCCGGACGTGCGGGTCGCCAGCGCGGCGGCGCTGCCCGGCGCACCGCCCCCGTGGCTCGCGTGGGGGACGACGGCACTGGTGGCGCTCGTTGGAGGCTGGCTCGGCGCCCGGCTGAAGCTGCCGGCGGGCATCTTCCTCGGGCCCGTGCTGCTGGGCATTCCACTCACGGCGATGGGCGTGCCGGTGGGGGCGTGGCCTCCGGGCGTGTTGCCGCTGGCGCTGTGGGTGCTCGGCGCGCGCGTGGGCAGCCAGTTCGACGCCGCGGCCGTGCACGAGCTGCGGCGCGTGGCACTCGTCGCCGTGATGGCCGCGCTGGCCATGGTGGGTGGCTGCCTGCTGCTCGCGTGGGGCTGGTCGGCCGCGAGCGGGGTGGACCTGCTCACCACCTACTTCGCCACCTCACCCGGCGGCGCCGACTCGCTGCTCGCGATTGCGCTGGGCACGCGTGCCACGCTGTCGCTGGTGCTCGCCGTGCAGGTGGGACGCCTGCTGCTCGTCTTCCTCGTCGCGCCCACCTTCCTGCGGCGCCTGTCCGCCCGCCCTCCCTGA
- a CDS encoding radical SAM protein: MLPASDWRPHALDGALLWFHRKTGTNLRFDGPGTRHLRRRAPRLALFGITNACNLACGFCSRDLQARSDWTVDSAFDVLSGLARAGTLEVAFGGGEPLAFRGFDELVRRLATETKLAVHITTNGTLLSDERLARLTPYLGEVRVSLYDDNAWEETVQRLARSGQTFGVNILATPERLDALPAMLDTLAGLGCRDAAVLRYVGNDARLQLRAEDEARLTAVIAASPIRTRLSVCFGDALVEVPRLFGGDCGAGLDFVTLTSDRKLKACSFQGGGIPVASAEDVLASWAGRQEVLSAASPLKGCARAGIARGDRLPDGVRLWRGFSGNNSGDCVLVGRFETTQEATDFVEALLPGFARAQAYSAHWEALLTAEGIQIGEDASSPDSITAIGRTVLIHTGMTVGDDFAALRHLLWKRGGRVVHSVINGRDGHMLAVGFGAKAESSLERVEAALAVEELGTFVRQGPHLFGLVDFRETGVTINPLPTPRRVARLGDLAREHGAVLAAEMVKQLKEDDRFEQHLPFQPPSSSPERLWISFDKLESAERFARSLGGAFSVAGPDVLVEADHIGSRLGLIAQRHGGISKVLTSKRVTVLVTFGEADLEPAELASRLRPYLRPEDRVETSGSRRWSTLHVDTLEPLRVMPAVVERGKLLGMRTLVEVEAADPLMEALQRIRQELESELKRR, from the coding sequence ATGCTGCCCGCTTCTGACTGGCGTCCCCACGCGCTCGATGGCGCCCTGCTCTGGTTCCACCGGAAGACGGGGACGAACCTCCGCTTCGACGGCCCCGGCACCCGGCACCTGCGCCGCAGGGCGCCTCGGTTGGCGCTGTTCGGCATCACCAACGCGTGCAACCTCGCTTGTGGCTTCTGCTCGCGGGACCTCCAGGCGCGCAGTGACTGGACGGTGGACTCGGCGTTCGACGTGCTCTCGGGACTGGCCCGCGCGGGCACGCTGGAGGTGGCCTTCGGCGGTGGCGAGCCGCTGGCGTTCCGGGGCTTCGATGAGCTGGTCCGCCGGCTCGCGACGGAGACGAAGCTCGCCGTGCACATCACCACCAATGGCACGCTGCTGAGCGACGAGCGGCTGGCGCGGCTGACGCCGTACCTCGGCGAGGTCCGCGTGTCGCTCTATGACGACAACGCGTGGGAGGAGACGGTCCAGCGCCTGGCCCGGTCGGGGCAGACCTTCGGCGTGAACATCCTCGCCACCCCGGAGCGGCTGGATGCGCTGCCTGCCATGCTGGACACGCTGGCCGGGCTTGGCTGCCGCGACGCCGCCGTGCTGCGCTACGTGGGGAATGACGCACGCCTCCAGCTCCGCGCGGAGGATGAGGCGCGGCTCACGGCGGTGATTGCCGCGAGCCCCATCCGCACGCGGCTGTCGGTGTGCTTCGGCGACGCGCTGGTGGAGGTGCCCCGGCTGTTCGGCGGCGACTGCGGCGCGGGGCTGGACTTCGTCACCCTCACCTCGGACCGGAAGCTGAAGGCGTGCTCCTTCCAGGGCGGGGGAATCCCGGTGGCCTCGGCGGAGGACGTGCTCGCGAGCTGGGCTGGGCGGCAGGAGGTGCTATCCGCTGCCTCGCCGCTGAAGGGCTGCGCTCGGGCAGGTATTGCGCGAGGTGACAGGCTGCCCGACGGCGTTCGCCTGTGGCGGGGCTTCTCCGGCAACAACAGCGGCGACTGCGTCCTGGTGGGGCGCTTCGAGACGACCCAGGAGGCCACGGACTTCGTCGAGGCGCTGCTTCCCGGCTTCGCCCGCGCACAGGCCTACTCGGCACACTGGGAGGCCCTGCTCACCGCCGAGGGCATCCAGATCGGCGAAGACGCGTCGTCGCCGGACTCCATCACCGCCATCGGCCGCACGGTGCTGATCCACACGGGCATGACGGTGGGGGACGACTTCGCCGCGCTGCGACACCTGTTGTGGAAGCGCGGAGGGCGCGTCGTTCACTCGGTCATCAATGGTCGCGACGGCCACATGCTCGCGGTGGGCTTCGGGGCGAAGGCGGAGTCGTCGCTCGAGCGCGTGGAGGCTGCGCTGGCCGTCGAGGAGCTCGGGACCTTCGTCCGACAGGGGCCCCACCTGTTCGGGCTCGTCGACTTCAGAGAGACGGGTGTGACCATCAATCCACTGCCGACGCCGAGGCGGGTGGCCCGATTGGGGGACCTGGCCCGGGAACATGGCGCGGTGCTCGCTGCGGAGATGGTGAAGCAGCTCAAGGAGGATGACCGCTTCGAGCAACACCTTCCCTTCCAGCCGCCGTCCTCGAGCCCGGAGCGCCTGTGGATCTCCTTCGACAAGCTGGAGTCCGCCGAGCGGTTCGCGCGGAGCCTGGGCGGCGCGTTCAGCGTGGCGGGCCCGGATGTCCTGGTCGAGGCGGACCACATCGGCTCCAGGCTGGGGCTCATCGCCCAGCGCCATGGAGGCATCAGCAAGGTCCTCACCAGCAAGCGTGTCACCGTGTTGGTCACGTTCGGAGAGGCGGACCTGGAGCCCGCGGAGCTCGCATCGCGCCTGCGGCCCTACCTGCGGCCCGAGGACCGGGTGGAAACCAGCGGGTCGCGCCGCTGGAGCACCCTGCACGTCGACACCCTGGAGCCGCTGCGGGTGATGCCCGCCGTCGTCGAGCGGGGGAAGCTGCTCGGCATGAGGACCCTTGTGGAGGTGGAGGCGGCGGACCCGCTGATGGAGGCCCTGCAGCGCATCCGCCAGGAGCTGGAGTCGGAGCTCAAGCGGCGCTAG
- a CDS encoding NAD-dependent protein deacetylase, with the protein MTSPLDALPAPEATGAVDALASVLRGRRITVLTGAGCSTESGIPDYRGPGTRARARNPIQHREFLNRPEIRARYWARSLLGWPRFSQARPNAAHHALVAMERDGLVPGLITQNVDRLHHAAGSSRVIELHGALARVRCLDCGAQEARVELQERLLALNPGFEHHVLELRPDGDAELSSEVLQSFHVPECLACGGTLKPDVVFFGDNVPAPTVEAAFSLVEEGDALLVVGSSLAIFSGYRFLVRASERRMPIAILNIGECRGVELADVRVEARAGDVLPRLAVELARG; encoded by the coding sequence ATGACCTCTCCGCTCGACGCCCTGCCTGCCCCCGAAGCAACCGGGGCCGTGGACGCCCTGGCCTCCGTGCTGCGTGGCCGCCGGATTACGGTGCTGACAGGCGCCGGCTGCAGCACCGAGTCGGGCATCCCGGACTACCGCGGGCCGGGGACGCGGGCACGGGCCCGGAATCCCATCCAGCACCGCGAGTTCCTCAACCGCCCGGAGATTCGCGCGCGCTACTGGGCGCGGAGCCTGCTCGGCTGGCCTCGCTTCTCGCAGGCCAGGCCCAATGCCGCGCACCACGCGCTGGTGGCGATGGAGCGCGACGGCCTGGTGCCGGGGCTCATCACCCAGAACGTGGACCGGCTGCACCACGCAGCGGGTAGCTCGCGAGTCATCGAGCTGCACGGCGCGCTCGCGCGGGTGCGCTGCCTGGACTGCGGCGCGCAGGAGGCGCGGGTGGAGCTGCAGGAGCGGCTGCTCGCGCTCAACCCCGGCTTCGAGCACCACGTGCTGGAGCTGAGGCCGGACGGTGACGCGGAGCTGTCCTCGGAAGTGCTCCAGTCCTTCCACGTCCCGGAGTGCCTCGCCTGCGGCGGGACGCTGAAGCCGGACGTGGTGTTCTTCGGCGACAACGTGCCGGCGCCCACGGTGGAGGCGGCCTTCTCGCTGGTGGAGGAGGGCGACGCGCTGCTGGTGGTGGGCTCGTCGCTGGCCATCTTCTCCGGCTACCGCTTCCTGGTGCGCGCGTCGGAGCGGCGCATGCCCATCGCCATCCTCAACATCGGCGAGTGCCGGGGCGTGGAGCTGGCGGACGTGCGCGTGGAGGCGCGCGCCGGAGACGTGCTGCCCCGGCTCGCGGTGGAGCTGGCGCGCGGCTAG